In a single window of the Methanorbis furvi genome:
- a CDS encoding KEOPS complex subunit Pcc1, translating to MHVSGTITSVHANAENVAQSLSPDNGGFMTVTAVDGCVVAKISGESLRSVIATVDDYLVNLSVSERLS from the coding sequence ATGCACGTGAGTGGAACTATCACGTCCGTGCATGCGAATGCGGAGAATGTGGCACAGTCGTTGTCTCCGGACAACGGCGGGTTCATGACCGTTACAGCAGTCGACGGTTGTGTGGTGGCAAAGATAAGCGGGGAGTCACTGAGATCAGTGATTGCGACGGTGGATGATTATCTGGTGAATCTGTCAGTATCGGAGCGGCTGTCATAA
- a CDS encoding 30S ribosomal protein S3ae codes for MARKKQSGGRKVEGWKAKSWFKVYAPEFLGKQFIGEIVSSDTANLPGRVMSTSLGELIQDYSKQNIKMSFKINAVAGDAAYTQFHGHEMTKDFIRAMVKRRASRVDSTITIQPLGSVRELQVTITAFTINHARLSQIHEIRAMMVKVVQDYAKEADFETFVSAMVKGDLSKKMLEACKPIFPVRRIEIIKSESVSSAAERAAALVR; via the coding sequence ATGGCAAGAAAAAAGCAGAGTGGTGGACGCAAAGTCGAGGGATGGAAGGCAAAGAGCTGGTTCAAGGTCTATGCCCCAGAGTTCCTCGGTAAGCAGTTTATCGGAGAGATTGTCTCCTCTGACACGGCAAATCTGCCGGGTCGCGTAATGTCGACGAGTCTTGGCGAGTTAATCCAGGACTACTCCAAACAGAACATAAAGATGTCCTTTAAGATCAATGCGGTCGCAGGAGATGCAGCATATACGCAGTTCCACGGTCACGAGATGACAAAAGATTTCATCCGCGCAATGGTCAAGAGGCGGGCATCCCGTGTTGACAGCACTATCACGATTCAGCCGCTCGGCAGTGTTCGTGAGCTTCAGGTGACGATCACGGCATTTACGATCAATCATGCAAGACTGTCCCAGATTCACGAGATTCGTGCAATGATGGTGAAGGTTGTGCAGGACTACGCAAAGGAGGCAGACTTTGAAACTTTTGTCTCCGCAATGGTCAAGGGCGATCTGTCGAAAAAGATGCTCGAGGCATGCAAGCCGATTTTCCCGGTCCGCAGAATCGAGATCATTAAGTCCGAGTCCGTGAGCTCTGCAGCAGAGCGTGCAGCAGCTCTTGTCCGTTAA
- the hisE gene encoding phosphoribosyl-ATP diphosphatase has translation MTDGLVFDELWRIICERADVDPGKKSYVRHLLFHEKGIDKPLEKVGEEACEFVLAVKNGHEEEIVGEAADLLFHMMVALKAAGVDFKKVEEELEVRQAGMHLHD, from the coding sequence ATGACGGACGGACTGGTGTTTGATGAGCTGTGGAGGATTATCTGTGAGCGTGCTGATGTGGATCCCGGGAAAAAGTCGTATGTGCGGCATCTGCTGTTCCATGAGAAGGGGATTGATAAGCCGCTTGAGAAGGTGGGGGAGGAGGCCTGTGAGTTTGTGCTTGCGGTGAAGAACGGCCATGAGGAGGAGATTGTCGGAGAGGCGGCGGATCTGCTGTTTCATATGATGGTTGCGCTGAAGGCTGCGGGTGTGGATTTTAAAAAGGTGGAGGAGGAGCTTGAGGTCAGACAGGCCGGTATGCACCTCCACGACTGA
- a CDS encoding DHH family phosphoesterase, translating to MSLETAAETLAKRLASMEYVEIYSHYDADGIASAAIMSIALNRANIAFKLRILPGIHEDDVENPECSLLCDFGASCTGLVESTMIIDHHVPYNTSPNHVNPRSCGEDGETELSAAGCAYLVANALGDNRDLAGLVMLGIIGDNQSISGRNAKIVGDAVANNLINPGRGILMPGRTTKEQIAISLHPFLPNLSGETKKAEAIESACTSKISDDDYTSCILSRIALESDASYQALMNLYGESWSLEREVIQNAHAFTAVVDACGKVGKSGIAYALCCGDASYVDEAWNTAIAHRNHIIEAVKSAEKISETPCIWRVNDASSASDAADVLIESADVPMFVVGRGSASVRVSARAPAGCAVNLEQIMKSAAESCGGSGGGHYSRAGADVPLECENEFLKKLEAAASCT from the coding sequence ATGTCACTGGAAACCGCAGCTGAAACCCTTGCAAAACGTCTTGCATCCATGGAGTACGTGGAAATTTACTCCCATTACGATGCAGACGGCATAGCGTCAGCTGCGATCATGTCAATAGCCCTCAATCGGGCGAACATCGCATTCAAACTCCGGATTCTACCGGGAATACACGAGGATGACGTGGAGAACCCTGAATGTTCTCTTCTCTGTGACTTTGGTGCGTCGTGTACTGGTCTGGTGGAAAGCACGATGATCATTGATCATCACGTGCCCTACAACACCTCCCCCAATCATGTCAATCCGCGCAGCTGCGGCGAGGACGGCGAGACCGAACTCTCAGCCGCAGGCTGTGCCTATCTGGTGGCAAACGCGCTTGGAGACAACCGCGACCTCGCAGGTCTTGTGATGCTGGGCATCATCGGCGACAATCAGAGCATCTCTGGAAGGAATGCGAAAATTGTCGGTGATGCGGTGGCAAACAATCTGATAAATCCGGGCCGGGGCATTCTGATGCCGGGACGAACCACAAAAGAGCAGATTGCAATCTCGCTGCATCCGTTTCTGCCGAATTTATCCGGCGAGACGAAGAAGGCCGAGGCAATTGAGAGTGCATGCACATCAAAAATATCGGACGATGATTATACGTCCTGCATACTTTCAAGAATCGCTCTTGAGTCGGATGCGTCCTATCAGGCCCTGATGAATCTGTATGGAGAGTCGTGGAGTCTTGAGCGCGAGGTTATCCAGAATGCTCACGCGTTCACTGCGGTGGTTGATGCATGCGGCAAAGTCGGTAAGTCCGGCATTGCGTATGCTCTCTGCTGCGGGGACGCCTCCTATGTGGACGAGGCATGGAATACAGCAATCGCCCACAGAAACCATATCATCGAGGCGGTGAAATCTGCTGAGAAAATATCCGAGACTCCGTGTATCTGGAGAGTGAACGATGCGTCATCCGCAAGTGATGCTGCTGATGTTCTTATCGAGTCCGCGGACGTTCCGATGTTTGTTGTCGGCAGAGGGTCAGCCTCGGTCCGGGTTTCAGCACGCGCTCCAGCAGGATGTGCGGTGAATCTGGAGCAGATTATGAAGTCTGCTGCAGAGTCATGCGGCGGTTCCGGCGGCGGGCATTACTCCCGAGCCGGCGCAGACGTTCCGCTTGAGTGCGAGAATGAGTTCCTGAAAAAACTGGAGGCGGCAGCATCATGCACGTGA
- a CDS encoding DDE-type integrase/transposase/recombinase, with amino-acid sequence MVLSQDEIIQIITLVVDWHFPVVQVAAMYQITTERVYQLVQAYRKTGLYPAPKRLGRPPIIPSPEHRSLIISEKHRLGVGSRCLHKYFRSRLGIVIGERAIHRVLLEENLTSPEPKKGFRRPAWIRYERDESLSAVHMDWHQSKCNGKQVCVVLDDASRMILAGGEFDRATTEFSIQVLREAYEKYEYIAPIREVITDHGTQFYANTRDSQGNAEHAFEKLCREMEINHILARVKHPQTNGKIERWFGTYKQFRSKYPTFEEFIHWYNEIRSHQSLDDENGDMRTPNEAFWHRVQGHIMRNCNYLFNK; translated from the coding sequence GTGGTTCTCAGTCAAGATGAAATCATCCAAATCATCACCCTGGTGGTTGACTGGCACTTCCCTGTGGTTCAGGTGGCCGCAATGTATCAGATTACGACCGAACGAGTTTACCAACTCGTTCAAGCATATCGCAAAACAGGATTATATCCTGCTCCGAAACGTTTAGGTCGCCCTCCGATCATTCCCTCACCCGAACATCGTTCTCTGATCATTTCGGAAAAACACCGTCTTGGCGTAGGGAGTCGTTGCCTGCACAAGTATTTTCGTTCTCGCCTCGGAATAGTGATTGGAGAACGCGCGATCCATCGTGTCCTCTTGGAGGAAAACTTGACTTCCCCTGAACCCAAAAAAGGATTTCGTCGCCCTGCTTGGATTCGTTACGAACGTGACGAGAGCTTGTCCGCCGTCCATATGGATTGGCATCAGAGTAAATGCAATGGCAAGCAGGTTTGCGTTGTTTTGGACGATGCGAGCCGTATGATCCTTGCTGGAGGAGAATTTGACCGGGCAACAACGGAGTTCTCGATTCAGGTACTGCGCGAAGCCTATGAAAAATACGAGTACATCGCACCAATTCGTGAGGTGATTACCGATCATGGGACGCAGTTTTATGCGAATACCAGAGATTCTCAGGGAAATGCGGAGCATGCATTTGAAAAATTATGTCGGGAGATGGAGATCAATCACATCCTCGCCAGAGTAAAACATCCGCAGACCAACGGAAAAATCGAGAGATGGTTTGGAACGTACAAACAGTTCAGATCGAAATATCCGACGTTTGAGGAGTTTATTCATTGGTACAATGAGATCAGGTCGCATCAAAGTCTCGATGATGAAAATGGAGATATGAGAACGCCAAATGAAGCATTTTGGCATAGAGTGCAAGGACATATTATGAGAAACTGCAATTATTTATTTAATAAATAA
- a CDS encoding 30S ribosomal protein S15, which translates to MARIHARRRGIASSVRPFRQEVPEWSNTDVQEIEKKIVELRKNGLTCAQIGLVLRDKFGVPNVKLVTGKRVNAIVREHDLDTDIPEDLRNLMYKALAMRKHLGENKKDLHNKRQLQLTESKVRRLVKYYVGNKRLPAGWTYKPETAEILLSR; encoded by the coding sequence ATGGCACGCATACATGCAAGAAGAAGAGGAATCGCCTCCTCGGTCAGACCATTCCGCCAGGAAGTACCTGAGTGGTCCAACACCGACGTACAGGAAATTGAGAAGAAAATCGTTGAGCTTCGTAAGAATGGTCTTACCTGCGCTCAGATTGGACTCGTCCTCAGAGACAAATTCGGTGTTCCGAACGTAAAGCTGGTTACCGGCAAGAGAGTCAACGCAATCGTGCGTGAACACGACCTTGACACCGACATCCCCGAAGACCTTCGCAACCTGATGTACAAGGCACTCGCAATGCGCAAGCACCTTGGCGAGAACAAAAAAGATCTCCACAACAAGCGTCAGCTCCAGCTGACCGAGTCCAAAGTCCGCAGACTGGTAAAATACTATGTCGGCAACAAACGCCTGCCCGCAGGCTGGACCTACAAACCGGAGACCGCAGAGATTCTCCTCTCCAGATAA
- a CDS encoding NAD(P)/FAD-dependent oxidoreductase gives MYDCIVVGAGPAGLFCAANLSPLRVLVLEKMILPGRKLLIAGSGQCNVTHAGDVKSFAVHYGDHGAFVKPALMAFSNSAMREYFESRGVELIERESGKVFPASLSADDILDALLDACDEANVEIMSSLPAESVSCENGVYRVKTALGVFSAKVLVIATGGKSYPQTGSTGDGFLLAELLGHTVIEPHPSLAPVYVVDHRLADLSGISFASVSVAIWRDGKKILTRSGDLLITRFGYSGPVILDSSRWMRDGDVLKIAFSPKKSEELDALIRAACAASGAKQVQNLLSFAGVPERLLRLLVREAGVPEGTTGGQLTASMRSMLVRNLAEYPVRIDHVGDYKVAMATAGGVSLEEVNKKTCESKISPGLFFIGEVLDIDGDTGGYNIQACFSTAFLASIRIRELF, from the coding sequence ATGTACGACTGCATTGTTGTGGGGGCAGGGCCCGCGGGTCTTTTTTGTGCGGCAAATCTTTCACCGCTGCGGGTACTTGTTCTGGAAAAGATGATTCTCCCGGGGAGAAAACTGCTGATTGCAGGTTCCGGCCAGTGTAATGTTACGCATGCGGGCGATGTGAAGAGTTTTGCTGTTCATTACGGAGATCATGGTGCGTTTGTGAAGCCGGCACTGATGGCGTTTTCCAACTCTGCGATGCGGGAGTACTTTGAGAGCCGCGGTGTTGAGCTCATCGAACGCGAGTCAGGCAAGGTGTTTCCTGCGTCTCTTTCCGCGGATGATATTTTGGATGCGCTGCTTGATGCTTGTGATGAGGCAAATGTTGAGATTATGAGTTCTCTGCCGGCAGAGTCGGTGTCGTGCGAGAATGGTGTTTACCGAGTGAAAACCGCGCTTGGTGTTTTTTCCGCCAAAGTTCTGGTGATTGCGACTGGGGGAAAATCGTATCCGCAGACCGGTTCTACCGGAGATGGGTTTTTGTTGGCTGAGCTGCTTGGACACACCGTCATAGAGCCGCATCCCTCACTTGCTCCGGTGTATGTTGTTGATCACCGGCTTGCTGATCTGTCCGGCATTTCGTTTGCGAGTGTGAGTGTTGCAATCTGGCGGGATGGAAAAAAGATTCTGACGCGTTCAGGTGATCTGCTGATTACGCGGTTCGGCTACTCAGGGCCGGTGATTCTTGATTCATCGCGATGGATGCGGGATGGTGATGTGTTGAAAATCGCGTTTTCCCCAAAAAAGTCTGAGGAGTTGGATGCATTGATTCGTGCGGCGTGTGCGGCGTCCGGGGCAAAACAGGTGCAAAATCTTCTTTCGTTTGCAGGAGTTCCTGAACGGCTGCTTCGTCTGCTGGTGAGGGAGGCAGGAGTTCCTGAGGGCACGACCGGCGGACAGCTGACTGCCTCGATGCGTTCTATGCTTGTTCGAAATCTTGCCGAGTATCCGGTCAGAATCGATCATGTGGGAGATTACAAGGTTGCGATGGCAACTGCGGGCGGTGTGAGTCTTGAGGAGGTCAATAAGAAAACCTGCGAGTCAAAGATCTCGCCCGGACTTTTTTTCATCGGCGAGGTGCTCGATATCGACGGAGATACGGGCGGCTACAATATTCAGGCATGTTTTTCGACGGCGTTTCTTGCGTCGATTAGGATTCGTGAGTTGTTCTAA